Proteins encoded by one window of Deinococcus aerophilus:
- a CDS encoding PRC and DUF2382 domain-containing protein, which produces MARLIPLSDITAQHSDVLGNDYYDPTGQTAYGMNGEKIGTVRGALAEAETGKIRSLIVDVGGWFSSKDVVVPVGMAQFQGEEVHFTNLTKDQVGDMREYRMGEDYDTDAQYSDERVLRSAHKDYEADESQYAARTGYRDNDALYQTPDKLKLLEERLVVNKDRFVAGSVEVGKRVETHQENVNVDLGREEVVIERHAVTDAQPVEGAVLGADSQTMHVDLEAERANVTKQAFVTEEVTVGKREVTDAQTVTETVGREVLEVNKSGDVRLDSDGQAMSDRNDTRKG; this is translated from the coding sequence ATGGCACGTTTGATTCCCCTGTCCGACATTACCGCCCAGCACTCCGACGTTCTCGGCAACGACTACTACGATCCCACCGGCCAGACCGCCTACGGCATGAACGGCGAGAAGATCGGCACGGTACGCGGCGCCCTCGCCGAGGCAGAAACCGGCAAGATCCGCTCCCTGATTGTGGATGTGGGCGGCTGGTTCTCCAGCAAAGACGTGGTGGTGCCCGTCGGCATGGCCCAGTTCCAGGGCGAAGAGGTGCATTTCACCAACCTGACCAAAGATCAGGTGGGGGACATGCGCGAGTACCGCATGGGCGAGGACTACGACACCGACGCCCAGTACTCCGATGAGCGCGTGCTGCGCTCGGCCCACAAGGATTACGAGGCCGACGAGAGCCAGTACGCCGCCCGCACCGGCTACCGCGACAACGACGCCCTGTACCAGACCCCCGACAAGCTCAAGCTGCTCGAGGAGCGTCTGGTGGTCAATAAGGACCGCTTCGTGGCGGGCAGCGTCGAGGTCGGCAAGCGCGTCGAGACCCATCAGGAAAACGTGAACGTGGACCTCGGGCGCGAGGAAGTCGTTATCGAGCGTCACGCTGTCACCGACGCGCAGCCCGTCGAGGGTGCGGTGCTGGGTGCCGACAGCCAGACCATGCATGTTGACTTGGAGGCCGAACGTGCCAACGTCACCAAGCAGGCCTTCGTAACCGAGGAAGTCACCGTGGGCAAGCGCGAGGTCACCGACGCGCAGACTGTGACCGAAACCGTGGGACGTGAAGTGCTGGAGGTCAACAAGTCCGGCGACGTCCGCCTGGACAGCGACGGTCAGGCCATGTCAGACCGCAACGACACCCGCAAGGGCTGA
- a CDS encoding MBL fold metallo-hydrolase, translating to MSAPTPPAAVPVRHVTSGGTRVYTLSVPAFPHFAANIFLVVRGERAAPTYTALVDTGGSHEASTAALETGLDTIRAEYGEAWSWDTLNRVVITHPHPDHVAGLPHVRRRTTAPVAAHAGAVPTIENPAGDPVARQAEMEEHIRWLGLTGDGTEAEYAERLRRRARNTMLPEAIQVHTSLNDEDVLDGVFAVIHTPGHEGSQICLRVDDLLLSADHLLPRNSPPLMPERFQRGAGLRHYLASLDRIEALEGVGVALGGHDGPMVHWQGRIQQLRDRYADKLAAVLEAATTPITLHDLTHALHSRLRPLQAILLLDQTAALAEYLTAHGGLSETRREDGAALFQRTLL from the coding sequence ATGAGTGCGCCCACCCCTCCCGCCGCCGTTCCGGTTCGCCACGTCACGTCCGGCGGCACGCGGGTCTACACCCTGAGTGTGCCTGCCTTTCCGCATTTTGCCGCCAATATCTTTCTGGTCGTGCGGGGAGAACGCGCCGCACCCACCTACACGGCACTGGTGGACACCGGCGGCAGCCATGAGGCGAGCACGGCGGCTCTGGAAACCGGTCTGGACACCATCCGCGCCGAATACGGCGAGGCGTGGTCATGGGACACGCTGAACCGTGTAGTGATCACCCATCCGCATCCGGACCACGTGGCGGGGCTGCCGCATGTTCGCCGCCGGACGACGGCGCCGGTCGCCGCGCACGCCGGGGCGGTGCCCACCATCGAGAACCCGGCCGGTGACCCGGTGGCCCGGCAGGCCGAGATGGAAGAGCACATCCGCTGGCTGGGATTGACCGGGGACGGCACGGAAGCGGAATACGCCGAACGTCTGCGCCGCCGCGCCCGCAACACCATGCTCCCGGAAGCGATTCAGGTCCACACTTCCCTGAACGATGAGGACGTGCTGGACGGCGTGTTCGCCGTGATCCACACCCCCGGCCATGAGGGATCGCAGATCTGTCTGCGTGTGGATGACCTGCTCCTCAGTGCCGACCACCTGCTGCCGCGCAACTCGCCGCCGCTGATGCCGGAGCGGTTTCAGCGCGGAGCCGGGCTGCGGCACTACCTTGCCTCGCTGGACCGCATCGAGGCGCTGGAGGGTGTGGGCGTGGCTCTGGGTGGACACGACGGCCCCATGGTCCACTGGCAAGGGCGCATCCAGCAACTTCGCGACCGCTACGCCGACAAGCTCGCGGCGGTGTTGGAGGCGGCCACGACGCCCATCACCCTTCATGACCTGACCCACGCCCTACACTCCCGGCTGCGGCCCCTTCAGGCCATCTTGCTGCTGGACCAGACGGCGGCGCTGGCTGAATACCTGACGGCGCACGGTGGCCTGAGCGAGACCCGGCGGGAGGACGGAGCGGCGCTGTTCCAGCGGACCCTGCTGTAA
- a CDS encoding 2,3-bisphosphoglycerate-independent phosphoglycerate mutase: MSDLLQTVRGLAKKTDSKILMVVLDGVGGLPMTVNGETELATAKTPNLDALARESQLGQVELIGAGITPGSGPGHLSLFGYDPLHYLVGRGALSAVGIGVKLNKGDVAVRGNFATLGADRIVEDRRAGRPSDEKNAEVVARLKTAIPEIDGVPVEIYTESEHRFVVVFRAGNGGDLGANLSDVDPQTTGVQPMTATAHDAPSEKTAALVNAFVQRAEEALGDDPQVNGVLFRGYSDVPHFPSFEDAYQLNAACIASYPMYKGLASLVGMEVLDVEGEEDALDGKVQALTRHWAEYDFFFLHIKKTDSTGEDGDFAAKVKKIELFDALLPRLLALQPDVFCVVGDHSTPSKLSAHSWHPVPVLIHSEYGRKDAAVRYTEEEAARGSLGLRRGTDLMPLLMANALKLNKYGA; this comes from the coding sequence ATGAGCGATCTTTTGCAGACGGTCCGGGGGCTGGCCAAGAAAACCGACAGCAAGATTCTGATGGTGGTGCTGGACGGCGTGGGCGGCCTGCCCATGACCGTGAACGGCGAAACCGAACTGGCGACGGCCAAGACGCCGAACCTGGACGCGCTGGCCCGGGAGTCGCAGCTTGGTCAGGTGGAGCTGATCGGAGCAGGAATCACGCCCGGCAGCGGGCCCGGCCACCTGAGCCTGTTCGGCTATGACCCGCTGCACTACCTGGTCGGGCGTGGAGCGCTCTCGGCGGTGGGCATCGGCGTCAAGCTGAACAAGGGCGACGTGGCCGTGCGCGGCAACTTCGCCACGCTGGGCGCCGACCGCATCGTGGAGGACCGCCGCGCCGGACGCCCCAGCGACGAGAAGAACGCCGAGGTCGTGGCCCGGCTGAAGACCGCGATTCCCGAGATTGACGGCGTGCCGGTGGAGATCTACACCGAGTCCGAGCACCGCTTCGTGGTGGTGTTCCGGGCCGGAAACGGCGGGGACCTGGGAGCCAACCTCAGCGACGTGGACCCGCAGACCACCGGCGTGCAGCCCATGACCGCCACCGCGCACGACGCGCCGAGCGAGAAGACGGCGGCGCTGGTCAACGCCTTCGTCCAGCGGGCCGAGGAGGCCCTCGGGGACGACCCGCAGGTCAACGGCGTGTTGTTCCGGGGCTACAGCGACGTACCGCACTTTCCCAGCTTCGAGGACGCCTATCAGCTGAACGCCGCGTGCATCGCCTCATACCCGATGTACAAGGGCCTCGCCAGTCTGGTCGGCATGGAAGTGCTGGACGTGGAGGGCGAGGAGGACGCACTCGACGGCAAGGTGCAGGCGCTGACCCGGCACTGGGCCGAGTACGACTTCTTCTTCCTGCACATCAAGAAGACCGACAGCACCGGTGAGGACGGCGATTTTGCCGCCAAGGTCAAGAAGATCGAACTGTTCGACGCCCTGCTGCCACGGCTGCTTGCCCTCCAGCCCGACGTGTTCTGTGTGGTGGGCGACCACAGCACCCCCAGCAAGCTCTCGGCGCACTCGTGGCACCCGGTTCCGGTGCTGATCCACAGCGAGTACGGCCGCAAGGACGCTGCGGTGCGCTACACCGAGGAGGAGGCCGCCCGGGGCAGCCTGGGCCTGCGCCGGGGCACCGACCTGATGCCCCTGCTGATGGCGAACGCCCTGAAGCTCAACAAGTACGGCGCCTGA
- a CDS encoding YsnF/AvaK domain-containing protein encodes MTDPRNDDAKATEPQPADAVLESNDLKLEGTLELREERPVVQKEREVVGAVNVSREVRRETVQVPVELVTEVLVIEHTAGNHAVTLDGTPLAPGERREMLIYREEAQVHKQVVVSEQVSVSKRQAVETRTFDTTLAREELVVQEEGEIKFSGDLRGTRHGSER; translated from the coding sequence ATGACCGACCCAAGAAACGATGACGCCAAGGCAACAGAGCCGCAGCCTGCAGACGCTGTGCTGGAATCCAACGACCTGAAACTCGAGGGCACTCTGGAACTGCGTGAGGAGCGCCCAGTGGTCCAGAAGGAGCGCGAGGTGGTGGGCGCCGTGAACGTTTCGCGCGAGGTACGGCGTGAAACCGTGCAGGTGCCCGTTGAACTCGTGACCGAGGTTCTCGTCATCGAACACACGGCGGGGAACCATGCGGTGACGCTGGACGGTACGCCCCTGGCCCCCGGAGAGCGGCGCGAGATGCTGATCTACCGCGAGGAGGCCCAGGTCCACAAGCAGGTGGTGGTCAGCGAGCAGGTAAGCGTCAGCAAGCGCCAGGCGGTGGAGACCCGCACCTTCGACACCACCCTGGCCCGCGAGGAACTGGTGGTGCAGGAGGAGGGCGAGATCAAATTTTCCGGGGACCTGCGCGGCACCCGGCACGGCTCGGAACGCTGA
- the trmH gene encoding tRNA (guanosine(18)-2'-O)-methyltransferase TrmH, translating into MTPERYAKILRVLSKRQPTLSVLMDQVNKPHNLSAIIRTCDAVGVLRAHAVPPGNGKALDFEGHTFEATSGSAHKWVRVQTHADTLEAVRGLQAQGVQVLATHLSQRSVDYREADYTRPTCVLLGAEKWGVSDAAADAADHNIVIPMFGMVQSLNVSVAAATILFEAQRQRLAAGMYDTPQLSPEDLARHAFEWGYSDLAPGYRERGEPYPALDEQGQLVMG; encoded by the coding sequence ATGACGCCCGAGCGCTACGCCAAGATCCTGCGGGTGCTGAGCAAGCGCCAGCCCACCCTGAGTGTCCTGATGGACCAGGTGAACAAGCCCCACAACCTCTCGGCCATCATCCGTACCTGCGACGCGGTGGGCGTGCTGCGTGCCCACGCCGTGCCGCCCGGCAACGGCAAGGCGCTGGACTTTGAGGGCCATACCTTCGAGGCGACCTCCGGCAGCGCTCACAAGTGGGTGCGGGTGCAGACGCACGCGGACACCCTGGAAGCGGTGCGCGGCCTGCAGGCCCAGGGCGTGCAGGTGCTTGCCACCCACCTCTCGCAGCGCAGCGTGGACTACCGTGAGGCCGACTACACCCGCCCGACCTGCGTGCTGCTGGGCGCGGAAAAATGGGGCGTTTCGGACGCGGCGGCAGACGCAGCGGACCACAACATCGTCATTCCCATGTTCGGCATGGTCCAGAGCCTGAACGTCTCGGTGGCGGCGGCGACCATCCTGTTCGAGGCGCAGCGCCAGCGGCTCGCGGCCGGGATGTACGACACGCCGCAGCTCTCGCCCGAGGACCTCGCCCGGCACGCCTTCGAGTGGGGCTATTCGGACCTTGCGCCCGGCTACCGCGAACGCGGCGAGCCATATCCCGCGCTCGATGAACAAGGCCAGCTGGTGATGGGCTGA